One Gammaproteobacteria bacterium DNA segment encodes these proteins:
- a CDS encoding GNAT family N-acetyltransferase, with the protein MNASATVIETERLMLRCLRPEDAPFVLQLLNDPGWLQYIGDRGVRDLDAARAYIVDGPMAMVAQYGFGLWHTALRQGGQPIGLCGLLKRDHLDDIDLGFGFLAAHVGQGYAYEASRAVLKHARAVLGLRRVVAVTTVANTRSDALLRRLGFGYETMIDWPGGERLRLLACTPEAAEDVS; encoded by the coding sequence ATGAATGCATCGGCCACCGTGATCGAAACCGAACGCTTGATGCTGCGCTGCCTGAGGCCGGAGGATGCTCCGTTCGTTCTGCAACTGCTGAACGATCCGGGATGGTTGCAATACATCGGTGATCGCGGTGTCCGCGATCTGGACGCCGCCCGCGCCTATATCGTGGACGGACCGATGGCGATGGTTGCGCAATACGGCTTCGGCCTGTGGCACACCGCCTTGCGGCAGGGCGGGCAGCCGATCGGTTTGTGCGGCCTGCTCAAGCGCGATCATCTGGACGATATCGATCTGGGCTTCGGCTTTCTGGCGGCGCATGTCGGCCAGGGTTACGCCTACGAGGCATCCCGCGCCGTGCTCAAGCATGCGCGCGCGGTACTCGGCCTGCGTCGTGTCGTCGCGGTGACGACGGTCGCAAACACGCGCTCGGACGCCCTGTTGCGGCGCCTGGGTTTCGGGTACGAGACCATGATCGACTGGCCCGGCGGCGAGCGACTGCGCCTGCTGGCCTGCACGCCTGAAGCGGCGGAGGATGTTTCATGA
- a CDS encoding DUF3465 domain-containing protein, whose product MKRWLVVAMIVFGLLLVFVGGGSDRGQASGPKLASDRVLADAYADQLSDLQVQGGGTVIAVLPDDNKGSRHQRFVLRLESGQTLLIAHNIDLAPRIERLREGDFITFSGEYEWNPEGGVVHWTHRDPAGRHADGWLQRAGQIYR is encoded by the coding sequence ATGAAACGCTGGCTGGTCGTTGCGATGATCGTCTTCGGGCTGCTGCTGGTATTTGTCGGCGGCGGCTCGGATCGGGGCCAGGCCTCGGGGCCGAAACTGGCGTCCGACCGCGTGCTGGCCGATGCCTATGCCGATCAATTGAGCGATCTGCAGGTCCAGGGCGGCGGTACCGTGATCGCGGTGCTGCCGGACGACAACAAGGGCTCGCGCCATCAGCGATTCGTGCTGCGGCTCGAATCCGGGCAGACCTTGCTGATTGCGCACAATATCGATCTGGCGCCGCGCATCGAACGTCTGCGCGAAGGCGACTTCATCACCTTCAGTGGCGAGTACGAATGGAACCCGGAAGGCGGCGTGGTGCACTGGACGCATCGCGATCCGGCGGGCCGGCACGCGGACGGTTGGCTGCAGCGCGCCGGGCAGATCTACCGGTAG
- a CDS encoding RES family NAD+ phosphorylase — MRLPPTRLVRRYDTHRLIPTRFRPGNESVLARIADDEQHLDALFDLDHATNERLHAENDANPGIAARELVYGVPNYRVINAAFCHPNPLGARFSGPQRGAWYAAFELATAQAEVVFHKTVQLAEIDRYEDSVSYDEYLADLSANLHDLRADDDRYAAYLAPDSYRESQALAEALLEAHSLGVVYPSVRRAGGSCVACFQPSLVGNVRRARRLELRWEGSPRPRVIRHERDA; from the coding sequence ATGCGCCTGCCGCCGACCCGCCTGGTGCGGCGTTACGACACGCACCGCCTGATACCCACGCGCTTTCGCCCCGGCAACGAAAGCGTGCTGGCGCGCATCGCCGATGACGAACAGCATCTCGATGCCCTGTTCGACCTGGACCATGCCACCAACGAACGCCTGCACGCGGAAAACGATGCCAACCCCGGCATCGCGGCGCGTGAACTGGTCTACGGCGTTCCCAACTATCGTGTGATCAACGCGGCCTTCTGCCACCCAAACCCGTTGGGCGCACGTTTCAGCGGCCCGCAGCGCGGCGCCTGGTACGCCGCCTTCGAACTGGCGACGGCGCAGGCCGAAGTGGTGTTCCACAAGACGGTGCAACTGGCTGAAATCGACCGCTACGAAGACAGCGTCAGCTACGACGAATATCTGGCCGACCTCAGTGCGAACCTGCATGACCTGCGCGCGGACGATGATCGCTACGCGGCCTATCTGGCGCCGGACAGCTACCGCGAATCCCAGGCTCTGGCCGAGGCACTGCTTGAAGCGCATTCGCTCGGCGTGGTGTATCCCAGCGTGCGCCGCGCCGGCGGCAGCTGCGTCGCCTGCTTTCAGCCGAGCCTGGTGGGCAATGTGCGGCGTGCGCGCAGGCTGGAGCTGCGCTGGGAAGGATCACCACGACCGCGCGTGATTCGCCACGAGCGCGATGCCTGA
- a CDS encoding MbcA/ParS/Xre antitoxin family protein produces MSIIPLFPQSRYDPAPLIDLSRRSERERLSGSALRAFFNIAERWQLRDDDARQLLAMSNGPFYQLKKNPDGKVLDADRLTRLSCLIGIFKALNILHGETLADEWVRLPNRNRIFGGERPLDTMIRGGLPAMLTVRRLLDARRGGSG; encoded by the coding sequence ATGTCCATCATCCCACTGTTTCCGCAAAGCCGGTACGACCCGGCGCCGCTGATCGACCTGTCACGCAGATCCGAACGGGAACGGCTCAGCGGTTCGGCGCTACGCGCCTTCTTCAACATCGCCGAGCGCTGGCAGCTGCGCGACGACGATGCCCGCCAGCTGCTGGCAATGAGCAACGGCCCGTTTTATCAGCTCAAGAAGAACCCGGACGGAAAGGTGCTGGATGCCGACCGACTGACGCGTCTGTCCTGCCTGATCGGCATCTTCAAGGCGCTCAACATCCTGCATGGCGAGACCTTGGCCGACGAATGGGTGCGATTGCCGAACCGCAACCGAATCTTCGGCGGCGAACGTCCCCTGGACACCATGATTCGCGGCGGCCTGCCGGCGATGCTGACGGTGCGGCGCCTGCTGGACGCACGCCGCGGTGGCAGCGGCTGA
- a CDS encoding NAD(P)H-dependent oxidoreductase: MSQYEPPPTYDDLSAVFVNCTLKPNPQRSNTDGLIAVPKAIMEKHGVSTTVLRAVDHDIAPGVYPDMREHGAQSDEWPRLSQTILMADILVIATPIWLGEPSSVCRRIVERLYALSSQTQDNGQYVYYGKVAGCLVGGNEDGGKHCSMNLLYSMQHIGYTIPPQADTYWTGEAGPGPSYLDEGSGGPHNDFTNRNLTFMSWNLMHMARLLKDAGGIPAYGNQSGAWSDGERFGFESSDYPTD, translated from the coding sequence TTGAGTCAATACGAGCCCCCACCGACCTACGATGATCTGAGTGCAGTCTTCGTCAACTGCACGCTCAAACCGAACCCGCAGCGCTCCAATACCGATGGTCTGATTGCGGTGCCCAAGGCGATCATGGAAAAGCACGGCGTCAGCACCACGGTGCTGCGCGCCGTGGACCACGACATCGCGCCCGGCGTCTATCCGGACATGCGCGAACACGGCGCCCAGAGCGACGAATGGCCGCGCCTGTCACAAACCATCCTGATGGCGGACATCCTGGTGATCGCCACGCCGATCTGGCTCGGCGAGCCCTCCTCGGTCTGCCGGCGTATCGTGGAGCGCCTGTATGCCCTGTCCAGCCAGACCCAGGACAATGGCCAGTACGTCTACTACGGCAAGGTGGCGGGCTGCCTCGTTGGCGGCAACGAAGACGGCGGCAAGCACTGCAGCATGAACCTGCTGTATTCGATGCAGCACATCGGCTACACGATCCCGCCACAGGCGGACACCTACTGGACCGGCGAGGCCGGGCCCGGGCCCTCGTATCTCGACGAAGGTTCCGGCGGCCCGCACAACGACTTCACCAATCGCAACCTCACCTTCATGAGCTGGAATCTGATGCACATGGCGCGATTGCTCAAGGACGCTGGCGGCATCCCGGCCTACGGCAACCAGTCCGGCGCCTGGAGCGACGGCGAGCGCTTCGGATTCGAAAGTTCGGACTACCCCACCGACTGA
- a CDS encoding phosphotransferase system, HPr-related protein — protein sequence MAKQPKRYVDETAPDDPGAPSLNEEPRDALDFDEHRDERSGRVGDLRNPEDVRREFPPHREREAGRSGGEVPRDGATADDFAPETLLDENRSHDPATSADRIAADTDLRDAAEEEIGEGLGADEAELARRRTDRNP from the coding sequence ATGGCCAAGCAACCCAAACGCTACGTCGACGAAACCGCGCCCGACGACCCGGGCGCGCCGTCCCTCAACGAGGAGCCGCGCGATGCGCTCGACTTTGACGAACACCGCGACGAGCGCAGCGGGCGCGTCGGCGACCTGCGCAATCCCGAAGACGTCCGTCGCGAGTTCCCGCCGCATCGGGAACGGGAAGCCGGACGCAGCGGCGGTGAAGTACCGCGCGACGGAGCCACCGCCGATGACTTCGCGCCCGAGACGCTACTCGATGAAAACCGCTCTCACGACCCGGCCACGAGCGCCGACCGCATCGCAGCCGATACCGATCTTCGCGACGCCGCCGAAGAGGAAATCGGAGAGGGCCTGGGCGCCGACGAAGCGGAACTTGCGCGACGCCGGACGGATCGCAATCCCTGA